DNA from Etheostoma cragini isolate CJK2018 unplaced genomic scaffold, CSU_Ecrag_1.0 ScbMSFa_1000, whole genome shotgun sequence:
TAATATTTTAATCTCTACTTatagagccttgcatggtcAGGCTCCGGCTTCCATCCAGGATCTACTGCAAGCCCCCCCACACTCCTGGTCTCTTTCTGAGGTCCTGACCTTTAACtgtcaccaaaacacattttaaaaccagaggtgacCGAGCCTTTTCTGTGATGGCTCCAAGGCTCTGGGACTCTCTCCCTTTAGCTTTGAGAGCTTTGGATTGTGTGGAATCTTCTAAAAACACCTGAGACATATTTTTAGACGAGCTTTTAACGAGCAAAGAGGCTCAGTATTTtatctgttaatgttttatttagtttttactgtGAAGCTCTTTCTGACCCtttttgtctgtgaaaggtgcgctataaataaagtttacttacttactacacacacacacacacacacacagacacacacacacacagacacacacacactcacacacacaaacactcacacttacactcgcacacacactcacagacacacacatcaacagaaaacatatttttcttacCGTCTTCAAATTTAGCGTCAAAGTCCATCTGCTTGTcggtctgcctgtctgtctgtctgtctgtctgcctgtctgtctgcctgtccgtctgtctgtctgtctgcctgtctgtctgtctgcttgtcggtctgcctgtctgtctgtctgtctgtctgtctgtctgtctgtctgtctgcctgtctgtctgtctgcttgtcggtctgcctgtctgtctgtctgtctgtctgcctgtctgcctgcctgcctgtctgtctttctgtctgcctgtctgtctgtctgcctgtctgtctgtctttctgtctgcctgtctgtctgtctgcctgtctttctgtctgcctgtctgtctgtctgcctgtctgtctgcctgtctgcctttctgtctgtctgtctgtctgtctgccttcttCTGCAGCTGTAAATCCCTTCTTGACCTCCTTACCTTTGTGGGCGGGGCCAGGAAGTGATGAGGTCACATGGAGGCTGTATCTTAGCAACCAGACGGCGCAGGTCGCCGCCCTCTCGGCCAGAAGCAGAGGATGaacctgaagaagaagaaatatgaTTGAAAGTATTAATCTGGAAGATGTTAATGGAACAataggtgtgtgcgtgtgtttgtgtgtgtgttatagggtggaggggtgtgtgtgtgtgttatagttgcgtgtgtgtgtgtgtgtctttgtgtgtgtgtgtgtgtgtgtgtgtgtgtgtgtgtgtgtgtgtgtgtgtgtgtgtgtgtgtacctccaGGTTGTTGAGCATCAGTAACTGGGCTTCAGACAGGATGCAGAACATCTGAGTCCAGACACCAGGCTCCGCCCTCCGACCACAGGACAGCCAATGGATGGAGGTGCTCCTCAGctctgtgacatcatcacaacAACATCATATTCACCATATACTGACCAATCACATTCATCCATCAACTCACCAATCACTTTCATCCATCCCATGTGTTGACATCTGGACAGATGTTTCACCAACTCCTCCATCGCAGAGAGAGactggagagacagacaggcagacagacaggcagatagatagacaggcagaaagacaggcaAATGGGTAAACAGTGAGACAGGTAGACTCACAGACAGGTAAACAGTGAGACAGGTAGACTTACAGACAGGTAAACAGTGAGACAGGTAGACTTACAGATAGGTAAACAGTGAGATAGGTAGACTTACAGACAGGTAAACAGTGAGACAGGTAGACTTACAGACAGGTAAACAGTGAGACAGGTAGACTTAC
Protein-coding regions in this window:
- the si:dkeyp-72a4.1 gene encoding uncharacterized protein si:dkeyp-72a4.1, with translation MEELVKHLSRCQHMGWMKVIELRSTSIHWLSCGRRAEPGVWTQMFCILSEAQLLMLNNLEVHPLLLAERAATCAVWLLRYSLHVTSSLPGPAHKGKEVKKGFTAAEE